The Haloarcula sp. CBA1127 genome includes a region encoding these proteins:
- a CDS encoding GNAT family N-acetyltransferase, with translation MSEKGNSAVEIRRFQSEDGERIRELNEIAMATTPEYEPDIPDKDLQDVQNNYLDSGGEFLVAIVDGTIVGMGAYATPNEWKEDLIQLNSQTTELTRMRIDPECHGQGVGSVVYHELEQRARHDGYEQFVLDTGVENDTARGFYENLGFQFQQEVSIDFGDLAFELVLYKKSITE, from the coding sequence ATGTCGGAGAAAGGAAACTCAGCCGTTGAAATTCGTCGGTTTCAGTCCGAGGACGGCGAGCGTATCCGTGAGTTAAACGAAATTGCAATGGCAACGACTCCTGAGTATGAGCCAGATATTCCAGATAAAGACCTCCAAGATGTTCAAAACAACTACCTCGACAGTGGCGGGGAATTCCTCGTTGCGATTGTAGATGGCACAATTGTTGGTATGGGGGCCTATGCGACACCGAATGAGTGGAAAGAGGACCTCATTCAACTCAATAGCCAAACCACTGAACTAACACGAATGCGTATTGATCCTGAGTGCCATGGGCAGGGAGTTGGAAGTGTTGTCTACCACGAGCTTGAACAGCGTGCGCGGCACGATGGATATGAACAGTTTGTTTTGGACACAGGTGTTGAGAACGACACCGCGCGTGGGTTCTACGAAAACCTTGGATTCCAATTCCAGCAGGAGGTGTCCATCGACTTTGGAGATCTAGCATTTGAGCTGGTTCTGTACAAAAAGTCCATTACTGAATAG